The following are encoded in a window of Lacinutrix sp. WUR7 genomic DNA:
- a CDS encoding GNAT family N-acetyltransferase: protein MKKSIIILTTIILFVLPQIVISQSNSFVPADFKVPDTLENQQFRIRMLTVNDVVKDYDAVMTSLSHLQEMFLPVWNWPTEDLSFEQDLIDLGWHQKEFQMRSSFAYTVVSLDESQVLGCLYIEPSKKADFDAEIYMWVRRSEVANGLDSILFSTVKKWIDNEWTFKNPAYPIREISLEKWTSMK from the coding sequence ATGAAAAAATCAATAATTATTCTGACAACAATTATTTTATTTGTGCTTCCACAAATAGTTATCTCTCAAAGCAACTCATTTGTACCTGCGGATTTTAAAGTCCCTGATACACTTGAGAATCAACAATTCAGAATTAGAATGCTGACAGTTAATGACGTTGTAAAAGATTATGACGCGGTTATGACAAGTCTTAGCCATTTACAAGAAATGTTCCTTCCAGTATGGAACTGGCCAACAGAGGATTTATCATTCGAACAGGATTTGATTGATTTGGGATGGCATCAAAAAGAGTTCCAAATGCGAAGTTCGTTTGCGTATACTGTTGTAAGCCTTGATGAAAGTCAAGTGCTTGGCTGCTTATATATTGAACCTTCTAAAAAGGCTGATTTTGATGCTGAAATTTATATGTGGGTACGACGAAGTGAGGTTGCAAACGGACTTGACTCAATTCTGTTTAGCACAGTAAAGAAATGGATTGACAACGAATGGACTTTTAAGAATCCTGCATATCCCATTAGGGAAATAAGTTTAGAGAAATGGACGTCCATGAAATAA